One Vitis riparia cultivar Riparia Gloire de Montpellier isolate 1030 chromosome 4, EGFV_Vit.rip_1.0, whole genome shotgun sequence genomic window carries:
- the LOC117912495 gene encoding fasciclin-like arabinogalactan protein 19, giving the protein MEKPSRSTALILLTTLPLIVSTVTAVITDQELDSAIAYLRSNGYNLFANGIATSDLRFQILDGEAFTVFSPRDSDVFSLDLASVATDYVQNLRHHVVPGFRLSFSQLRNLSLGGSRLETLLPRHSVFISNRFNDTVLNGVAVDGVRISVPDLYLGSNLTVHGLDGILVSEFRSSEDSTCDLGCMAPSVWPDNSLPSVAPRVDANLATPTSSPPEENAPSYFISQANSPHGENVSGDLVKSESLPPEENLSPEIIRNSGSSNGGKHNSQTKESEFEDNDDDDYKDVGQGI; this is encoded by the exons ATGGAGAAACCTTCACGATCGACGGCTCTGATTCTTCTCACTACTCTACCGCTCATCGTCTCAACCGTCACCGCCGTGATCACAGACCAAGAGCTCGACTCCGCCATCGCATACCTCAGATCCAACGGCTACAATCTCTTTGCAAATGGCATTGCAACCTCCGACCTCCGCTTCCAGATCCTCGACGGCGAAGCTTTCACCGTCTTCTCTCCCAGAGACTCCGACGTCTTCTCTCTCGACCTTGCCTCCGTGGCTACCGACTACGTCCAAAACCTTCGCCACCACGTGGTGCCGGGATTTCGTCTCTCCTTCTCCCAGCTCCGCAACCTGTCTCTGGGCGGGTCTCGCCTTGAAACTCTCCTCCCTCGCCACAGCGTCTTCATCTCCAACCGCTTCAACGACACCGTCTTGAATGGCGTCGCAGTTGATGGAGTTCGTATCTCTGTTCCTGATCTTTATCTTGGATCCAACTTGACAGTCCATGGACTTGACGGAATTCTTGTTTCGGAGTTCAGGTCATCGGAGGATTCAACCTGCGATCTAGGATGTATGGCGCCGTCGGTTTGGCCTGACAATAGTCTTCCTTCAGTTGCTCCTCGGGTTGATGCAAATTTGGCTACGCCGACGAGTTCGCCGCCGGAGGAAAATGCGCCATCTTATTTTATCAGCCAGGCGAATTCGCCACACGGGGAAAATGTGTCGGGGGATTTGGTAAAGTCGGAGAGTTTGCCGCCGGAGGAAAATCTTTCGCCGGAGATAATCAGAAATTCGGGTTCCAGCAATGGAGGGAAGCATAATAGTCAGACGAAGGAAAGCGAATTTGAAGACAATGATGATGACGATTATAAAGACGTCGGACAAG GAATTTGA